In one window of Brenneria goodwinii DNA:
- the sohB gene encoding protease SohB: protein MELLSQYGLFLAKALTIVVAIGALVVLVFGMAQRKRQRKGELQVVNLGEQYRDMQRDMQMAYMSEAERKRLSKQEKKKEKATARQEKQRVKRGDENPSKPCLYVLDFNGSMDAGEVSSLREEVSAILAVAKPEDEVLLRLESPGGVVHGYGLAASQLQRLRQSGIRLTVAVDKVAASGGYMMACVADRIVAAPFAIVGSIGVVAQIPNFNRLLKNKDIDVELHTAGEFKRTLTLFGENTEQGREKFREELNITHGLFKQFVHQMRPSLDIDAVATGEHWFGTQAKDLGLVDAIGTSDDLLIAEMANHDVLGVRYTRRKRLIDRLTGSSGDALERLMLRWWQRGNNPLL from the coding sequence GTGGAATTACTTTCTCAGTACGGTTTATTCCTGGCTAAAGCGCTCACCATCGTTGTCGCCATCGGCGCGCTAGTGGTTTTGGTCTTCGGTATGGCGCAGCGTAAACGTCAGCGTAAAGGTGAATTACAGGTCGTCAATCTGGGGGAACAGTACCGTGATATGCAGCGGGATATGCAGATGGCGTACATGAGCGAAGCCGAGCGCAAGCGGCTATCCAAGCAAGAGAAAAAGAAAGAAAAAGCCACCGCCAGGCAAGAGAAACAACGCGTCAAGCGCGGCGATGAAAACCCCTCGAAACCCTGTCTGTATGTGTTGGATTTCAACGGCAGTATGGATGCCGGTGAAGTGAGTTCCCTGCGTGAAGAGGTTTCGGCGATACTTGCGGTCGCCAAACCGGAGGACGAAGTTTTGTTGCGGCTGGAAAGCCCCGGCGGCGTGGTGCATGGTTACGGCCTTGCCGCTTCGCAACTGCAACGGTTGCGTCAGAGCGGGATCCGGCTGACGGTGGCGGTTGATAAAGTGGCCGCCAGCGGCGGGTACATGATGGCCTGCGTCGCCGACCGTATTGTCGCGGCGCCGTTTGCGATTGTCGGATCCATCGGCGTGGTGGCGCAGATCCCTAACTTCAATCGTCTGTTGAAAAATAAGGATATCGATGTCGAATTGCACACGGCGGGCGAGTTTAAACGCACGTTAACGCTGTTTGGCGAAAACACGGAACAAGGGCGGGAAAAGTTCCGCGAAGAGTTGAACATTACGCACGGCTTGTTTAAACAATTCGTTCACCAGATGCGTCCGTCGCTGGATATTGATGCCGTGGCGACCGGCGAGCATTGGTTTGGCACCCAGGCCAAGGATCTGGGGTTGGTTGATGCGATAGGCACCAGCGACGATTTGCTGATTGCCGAGATGGCCAATCATGACGTGCTCGGCGTACGTTATACACGCCGCAAGCGTCTGATCGACCGTTTGACGGGGAGTTCGGGAGATGCCCTTGAAAGGTTGATGCTGCGCTGGTGGCAGCGAGGGAATAATCCACTGCTGTGA
- a CDS encoding YciK family oxidoreductase produces MYYQPKNDLLQQRIILVTGAGDGIGREAALTYARFGARLVLLGRTESKLQAVSQQIQEESGAKAHVIVCDMLTTRSAQFFQIADELAQTIPRLDGVLHNAGLLGEIAPMTRQSADIWHDVMQVNVNAAFMLTQALLPLLLKSSSPSLVFTSSSVGRQGRAGWGAYSVSKFATEGMMQVLADEYRQQNLRVNCINPGGTRTSMRASAFPDEDAEKLKTPADIMPLYLYLMGDDSRRKTGMSFDAQPGRKPGPAE; encoded by the coding sequence GTGTATTACCAGCCCAAAAACGACCTGCTGCAACAACGAATCATTCTGGTTACCGGCGCCGGCGATGGTATCGGCCGTGAAGCGGCGCTTACCTATGCCCGCTTCGGCGCCCGCCTTGTCCTGCTGGGCCGCACTGAAAGTAAACTACAGGCGGTGAGCCAACAGATTCAGGAAGAAAGCGGCGCTAAAGCGCACGTCATCGTCTGCGATATGTTAACCACCCGTTCGGCGCAATTTTTTCAGATCGCCGATGAGTTAGCCCAGACTATCCCTCGTCTTGACGGGGTGCTGCACAATGCCGGACTATTGGGAGAAATTGCGCCGATGACGCGGCAGTCGGCAGACATCTGGCACGATGTGATGCAGGTGAACGTCAATGCCGCCTTCATGCTGACGCAGGCTTTGCTGCCCTTGTTGCTGAAATCCTCCAGCCCTTCGCTGGTGTTTACCAGCTCCAGCGTGGGTCGCCAGGGCCGTGCCGGCTGGGGCGCCTATTCCGTGTCAAAGTTCGCCACCGAAGGCATGATGCAGGTATTGGCCGACGAATACCGCCAGCAAAATCTGCGGGTAAACTGTATCAATCCTGGCGGTACGCGTACCAGCATGCGCGCATCGGCATTTCCCGATGAAGACGCAGAAAAACTAAAAACCCCGGCGGATATCATGCCGCTGTATCTCTACCTGATGGGTGACGACAGCCGCCGAAAAACGGGAATGAGCTTTGATGCGCAACCAGGTAGAAAACCAGGCCCAGCCGAATAG
- the cobO gene encoding cob(I)yrinic acid a,c-diamide adenosyltransferase, whose translation MSDDRHQQRQQRIKEKVDARIAAANEIRGILMIFTGNGKGKTTAAFGTVTRAIGHGLRAGVIQFIKGEWPNGEKNLLQKHGVEFQVMATGFTWETQNRQTDTEAAQKVWQHGKRMLADPQLDLVVLDELTYMVSYGYLELDEVVTALRNRPAGQTAIVTGRGCHRDLLEMADTVTEMRPVKHAFEAGIKAQQGIDW comes from the coding sequence ATGAGTGATGACCGTCACCAACAACGTCAGCAACGTATTAAAGAAAAGGTCGATGCCCGCATCGCCGCCGCGAACGAAATACGCGGCATCCTGATGATTTTCACCGGCAACGGCAAAGGGAAAACCACCGCGGCTTTTGGCACCGTAACCCGAGCGATAGGCCATGGTTTACGGGCCGGCGTTATCCAGTTCATCAAAGGCGAATGGCCGAACGGCGAGAAAAACCTGCTGCAAAAACACGGCGTTGAATTTCAGGTTATGGCGACTGGCTTCACCTGGGAAACGCAAAATCGCCAGACGGATACCGAGGCCGCGCAAAAAGTTTGGCAGCACGGCAAACGTATGCTGGCGGATCCCCAATTGGATCTGGTGGTGCTGGATGAACTGACCTATATGGTCAGCTATGGCTATCTTGAGTTGGATGAGGTTGTCACTGCACTGCGTAATCGCCCGGCAGGACAAACGGCGATCGTCACCGGACGAGGGTGCCACCGCGATTTACTGGAGATGGCGGACACCGTCACCGAGATGCGGCCGGTAAAACACGCCTTTGAAGCCGGCATCAAAGCGCAACAGGGGATTGACTGGTAA
- the rluB gene encoding 23S rRNA pseudouridine(2605) synthase RluB, giving the protein MSEKLQKVLARAGHGSRREIEGMIQAGRVSVDGKIATLGDRVEVNKATKIRIDGHVVSVKETEETVCRVLIYYKPEGELCTRSDPDGRPTVFDRLPKIQGSRWVAVGRLDVNTSGLLLFTTDGELANRLMHPSREVEREYAVRVFGEVNDEKIKQLSKGVQLEDGPASFRTIRYQGGEGLNQWYNVTLTEGRNREVRRLWEAVGVQVSRLIRVRYGDIPLPKGLPRGGWSEMSLESLNYLRELVQLPPETVTKLPVERERRRVKANQIRRAIKRSSQVAPARRTSSKPTRTRNGQS; this is encoded by the coding sequence ATGAGCGAAAAGTTACAGAAAGTATTAGCACGGGCCGGTCATGGTTCACGCCGTGAAATAGAAGGTATGATTCAAGCCGGCCGCGTCAGCGTTGACGGTAAAATTGCGACGCTCGGTGACCGGGTTGAAGTGAACAAAGCCACTAAAATCCGCATTGACGGCCATGTGGTTTCCGTCAAGGAAACCGAAGAGACCGTCTGCCGCGTTCTTATCTATTACAAGCCGGAAGGCGAGCTGTGTACGCGTAGCGATCCTGACGGGCGTCCGACGGTGTTTGACCGTCTACCCAAGATACAGGGTTCTCGTTGGGTGGCGGTAGGGCGCCTGGATGTGAATACGTCAGGTTTGCTGCTATTCACTACGGACGGCGAACTGGCGAATCGCTTGATGCACCCCAGCCGCGAGGTTGAACGTGAGTATGCCGTGCGGGTATTCGGTGAAGTCAACGATGAGAAGATTAAACAGCTGAGCAAAGGCGTGCAGTTGGAAGACGGTCCGGCATCCTTCCGTACTATCCGCTATCAGGGCGGGGAAGGTCTTAACCAATGGTATAACGTGACGCTGACGGAAGGGCGTAACCGTGAGGTTCGCCGCCTATGGGAAGCGGTCGGCGTGCAGGTCAGCCGTCTGATACGCGTTCGCTACGGCGATATCCCGTTACCTAAAGGCTTGCCGCGCGGCGGTTGGTCGGAAATGTCGTTGGAAAGCCTGAACTATCTGCGTGAGCTGGTGCAGTTACCACCGGAGACGGTGACCAAATTGCCCGTCGAGCGTGAGCGTCGCCGGGTAAAAGCGAATCAGATTCGTCGGGCGATAAAACGCAGCAGCCAGGTTGCGCCGGCGCGGCGGACGTCGTCAAAACCGACGCGGACGCGAAACGGCCAATCTTAA
- a CDS encoding bifunctional nitrate reductase/sulfite reductase flavoprotein subunit alpha, which translates to MDAKPTTYVKSVCPYCGVGCGIVMQIQNNRVIKVSGDKTHPTNFGRLCTKGNSCGQAIAESGRLEHAYLRAERQREPARIDLKHAIRESARRLRAIIDTHGPDAVALYVSGQMSLEAQYLANKLAKGFIGTNNIESNSRLCMASAGSGYKLSLGSDGPPGSYQDFDRAEVFFVIGANMADCHPILFLRMMDRVKAGAKLIVVDPRRNATAEKADLFLQIKPGTDLALLNGLLHLIVQNGHTDPSFISEFTEGWEAMPAFLADYPPQKVVQLTGLAENDIRKAAEWIGTAPEWMSCWTMGLNQSTHGTWNTNAICNLHLATGAICRPGSGPFSLTGQPNAMGGREMGYMGMGLPGQRSVLADNDRAFIEALWGVKPGTLRTDLGGGSVAMFEEMKAGKIKACWIICTNPVATLPNRNNVIAGLQAAELVITQDAFLDTETNRYADILLPGALWAEAEGVMINSERNLTLMQQAVEPPGEAMADWQIIARVACEMGYEQAFSYACSAEVFEEIKRAWNPHTGYDIRGASYERLRQSSLQWPCPPGGDGDRHPIRYLNDGVSQTLKAAPDGSRPRIVFATQSGKGVFYPRPHMPPAEMPDDDFPWVLNTGRLQHQWHTMTKTGKIPMLNKLNPQPFIEMHPEDAAVLDIRDKDRVEVRSRRGRAVLPAVVSDRVRPGNCFAPFHWNDVYGENLAINAVTSDAIDPISQQPEFKFCAVALTRVAEPPLSIAPAHEDNKSLAPVAENDTVSRSEKAIKELDMKHIDALAALLGLDAAPAITLAAHEQLYLQGYLTALRTDESRLAGGVPVLPATAPVDAAKRLMLDGMLAGLFARTWLPGDNALSPSAADLSGPAATNAGARSPILVLWASSTGNAEGFAAQCAERLKAGGHTVTLSAMDAFRVADLTTAPRVLFIASTFGDGDPPDNGADFWTALQAERAPRLDALAFSVLAFGDANYDRFCGFGRKLDARLETLGAYRLSARVDCEADYEDAAKNWLDQVVNVLAESPEPVQAGIAAIPAAIAAGQGENGIIAPSVTLSHVFGRNAPLHTRLALNRRLNAAGAQKETRQLAFDLSGQDFSYEAGDALGVWPTNCPDLVEEMLSVLRLSPSAQVTVKDRGDMTLAEALSQHCEIARITPEVLQFVYQRSRHETLAGLLREDRKDELKRWLWGRQIIDLLQEFPIQTQADEWLSVLKRMQPRLYSISSSPKASPDQVHLTVSTVRYGDGDRRRGGVCSTFLADRAEAVTVPIFVHKSAHFWPPNNPDAPMIMVGPGTGIAPFRAFLQERQAIGAKGRNWLVFGEQRAATDFYYREELETLRRDGYLHRLDTAFSRDQTEKIYVQHRLLEQGGELWRWLQEGAHFYVCGDAGRMARDVDAALRQVVQTHGSMSTEDAAAYVAKMAQDKRYLRDVY; encoded by the coding sequence ATGGATGCCAAACCCACAACGTACGTGAAGAGCGTCTGCCCTTACTGCGGCGTAGGCTGCGGGATAGTGATGCAGATACAAAACAATCGCGTGATCAAGGTATCGGGCGACAAGACGCATCCCACCAACTTCGGCCGGCTATGTACCAAAGGCAATAGCTGCGGCCAGGCGATCGCCGAATCGGGGCGGCTGGAACACGCCTACCTGCGGGCGGAACGTCAGCGCGAACCGGCGCGGATCGATCTGAAACACGCCATCAGGGAAAGCGCGCGCCGGTTGCGCGCCATCATCGATACCCACGGCCCCGATGCGGTCGCGCTCTACGTCTCCGGCCAGATGTCGTTGGAAGCCCAATACCTGGCCAACAAGCTCGCCAAGGGTTTCATCGGCACCAACAATATCGAGTCGAACTCGCGTCTTTGCATGGCCAGCGCCGGCAGCGGCTACAAACTCTCGCTGGGTTCGGATGGCCCGCCGGGCTCCTATCAGGATTTCGATCGCGCCGAGGTGTTCTTCGTCATCGGCGCGAATATGGCGGACTGCCACCCGATACTGTTCCTGCGCATGATGGATCGGGTTAAAGCGGGGGCGAAGCTGATCGTGGTCGATCCACGGCGTAATGCCACGGCCGAGAAGGCGGATCTGTTTCTACAGATCAAGCCCGGCACCGACCTGGCGTTGCTCAACGGCCTGCTGCATTTGATCGTACAGAATGGCCATACCGACCCGTCATTTATCTCCGAATTTACCGAAGGCTGGGAGGCGATGCCCGCATTCCTTGCCGACTACCCGCCGCAGAAGGTCGTGCAGCTAACGGGGCTGGCGGAGAACGATATCCGCAAGGCGGCGGAGTGGATCGGCACGGCGCCGGAATGGATGAGCTGTTGGACCATGGGGCTGAATCAAAGCACCCATGGCACCTGGAATACCAATGCGATCTGCAACCTGCACCTGGCGACCGGCGCGATTTGCCGTCCCGGCAGCGGCCCCTTTTCCCTTACCGGCCAGCCTAATGCGATGGGCGGGCGCGAGATGGGCTATATGGGCATGGGACTGCCGGGTCAGCGCTCGGTGCTGGCGGACAACGATCGGGCATTCATCGAAGCGTTATGGGGCGTGAAGCCCGGGACGTTGCGCACCGACCTGGGCGGCGGCTCGGTGGCGATGTTCGAAGAGATGAAAGCCGGCAAGATCAAGGCGTGCTGGATTATCTGCACCAATCCGGTCGCTACGCTGCCCAACCGCAACAACGTCATTGCCGGGCTGCAAGCCGCCGAGTTGGTCATCACCCAGGATGCGTTTCTCGATACCGAAACCAATCGCTACGCCGATATTTTGCTGCCGGGCGCGCTGTGGGCCGAGGCCGAAGGCGTAATGATCAACTCCGAGCGCAATCTAACGCTGATGCAGCAGGCCGTCGAGCCGCCCGGCGAGGCGATGGCTGACTGGCAAATCATCGCCCGCGTGGCCTGCGAGATGGGCTATGAACAGGCATTCAGCTACGCCTGTTCTGCGGAGGTATTTGAAGAAATCAAACGGGCCTGGAATCCGCATACCGGCTACGACATCCGCGGCGCGAGCTATGAGCGCTTGCGCCAGTCGTCCTTGCAGTGGCCCTGTCCGCCCGGCGGCGACGGCGATCGCCATCCCATTCGCTATCTCAACGACGGCGTAAGTCAGACGCTTAAAGCAGCGCCGGACGGCAGCCGACCGCGCATCGTATTCGCCACCCAAAGCGGCAAAGGCGTTTTTTACCCTCGGCCGCATATGCCGCCGGCAGAGATGCCGGATGACGACTTCCCCTGGGTGCTTAATACCGGACGCTTGCAGCACCAGTGGCATACGATGACCAAAACCGGCAAGATCCCGATGCTCAACAAGCTCAATCCGCAGCCTTTTATCGAAATGCATCCCGAAGACGCCGCCGTGCTCGACATTCGCGACAAGGATCGGGTGGAAGTCCGTTCGCGCCGCGGGCGAGCGGTGCTGCCGGCCGTGGTGAGCGATCGGGTGCGTCCCGGCAACTGCTTTGCGCCATTTCACTGGAACGATGTTTATGGCGAGAATCTGGCTATCAACGCCGTCACCAGTGATGCGATTGACCCAATCTCTCAGCAACCCGAATTCAAGTTTTGCGCCGTCGCGCTGACGCGTGTCGCAGAACCACCGTTATCCATCGCGCCGGCTCACGAAGACAATAAGTCTCTTGCCCCCGTCGCGGAAAATGACACTGTGAGCCGATCGGAAAAAGCTATCAAGGAACTCGACATGAAGCACATCGACGCGCTGGCTGCGCTACTCGGTCTTGACGCCGCGCCCGCCATTACGCTGGCGGCGCACGAACAACTCTACCTGCAAGGCTATCTGACCGCGCTGCGCACCGATGAGTCCAGACTGGCCGGCGGCGTGCCCGTACTGCCGGCCACCGCGCCGGTGGACGCCGCCAAGCGCCTGATGCTCGACGGAATGTTGGCGGGACTGTTTGCGCGTACCTGGCTGCCCGGCGACAACGCGCTTTCGCCGTCGGCCGCTGATCTTAGCGGCCCTGCGGCAACAAACGCCGGGGCGCGTTCGCCCATTCTGGTTTTATGGGCATCGTCGACCGGCAATGCCGAAGGCTTTGCCGCGCAGTGCGCCGAACGATTAAAGGCGGGGGGGCATACCGTCACGCTTTCCGCCATGGACGCTTTTCGTGTTGCGGACCTGACTACGGCGCCGCGCGTGCTGTTTATCGCCAGCACCTTCGGCGACGGCGATCCTCCGGACAACGGCGCCGACTTCTGGACGGCGCTACAGGCGGAAAGGGCGCCGAGACTGGATGCGCTGGCGTTTTCCGTGCTGGCGTTCGGCGATGCGAATTATGACCGGTTCTGCGGTTTCGGGCGCAAGCTTGATGCCCGGCTGGAGACGTTGGGCGCATATCGGTTGTCGGCGCGAGTTGACTGTGAAGCCGACTATGAGGACGCCGCAAAAAACTGGCTGGATCAGGTCGTTAACGTGTTGGCAGAAAGCCCTGAGCCGGTACAAGCCGGGATAGCCGCTATTCCGGCGGCGATAGCGGCAGGCCAGGGTGAAAATGGTATCATTGCGCCATCCGTTACATTGTCACATGTTTTCGGCCGTAATGCGCCTTTGCATACGCGTTTGGCGCTTAATCGGCGGCTGAATGCCGCCGGGGCGCAAAAAGAGACCAGACAATTGGCCTTCGACCTGAGCGGTCAGGATTTTAGCTATGAAGCAGGCGATGCGCTCGGGGTCTGGCCGACCAACTGTCCCGATCTGGTGGAAGAGATGCTGTCGGTTCTTAGGCTCTCGCCATCGGCGCAGGTAACGGTCAAAGATCGCGGCGACATGACGCTGGCTGAGGCGCTGTCGCAACATTGCGAAATCGCGCGTATCACGCCGGAAGTCTTGCAGTTCGTCTACCAGCGCTCGCGGCATGAAACGCTGGCCGGGTTATTGCGGGAGGATCGCAAGGACGAACTGAAACGCTGGCTGTGGGGGCGGCAGATTATCGATCTGCTGCAAGAGTTTCCGATTCAGACGCAGGCCGATGAATGGCTATCCGTACTCAAGCGCATGCAGCCGCGGCTGTACTCAATTTCGTCAAGCCCTAAAGCCTCGCCGGATCAGGTTCATCTGACGGTTTCGACCGTGCGTTATGGCGATGGCGACAGACGGCGGGGCGGCGTTTGTTCAACTTTTCTGGCCGACCGCGCCGAAGCCGTTACCGTGCCGATTTTCGTCCACAAGTCGGCCCATTTCTGGCCGCCGAACAACCCTGATGCGCCGATGATTATGGTGGGGCCCGGCACCGGCATCGCGCCTTTCCGCGCTTTTTTGCAGGAGCGTCAGGCTATCGGGGCAAAGGGCCGCAATTGGCTGGTGTTCGGCGAGCAGCGCGCGGCGACCGATTTCTACTACCGCGAGGAACTGGAGACGCTGCGGCGCGACGGCTATCTGCATCGGCTGGATACCGCCTTCTCGCGCGATCAGACTGAGAAAATTTATGTGCAGCATCGCCTGCTGGAACAGGGGGGCGAACTGTGGCGCTGGTTGCAAGAGGGGGCGCACTTCTATGTCTGCGGCGACGCCGGGCGCATGGCGAGGGATGTTGACGCCGCGCTCAGGCAAGTGGTGCAGACGCACGGCTCAATGAGCACCGAGGACGCGGCGGCCTATGTCGCCAAGATGGCACAGGACAAACGCTATCTCAGGGATGTGTATTGA